TTGCGAGACCGTGGATAATGTCTGCGAAGCCCGTTAGATCAAAGAATAAAATTGAAATCGGGGCTGAGGTGAAAAGGGATCGGCATATTGTATAACCACAGGTTTGAGCAAGAGAGGTATCCTCTGCGGACTAGCCGCTTCTTATCGCTTCTATGGCTTCGGAACGGGACTCAAACACATCAATTACCTTGTCAAAAGCCGACATCTTGAAGACTCCCTTTACCGCTCTGGACAGGGAGCACACCGCAAACTTTGCTTCCTTTTCCTGCAATCTTTTCGCAACCATCAAAACAGAGCTCAGACCAGCGCTATTGATATAGAGGAGTTTTTCGAGGTCGAGAAGCACGAGCTTGTCGGGCCCGCCAGTTGCGTCCCGCAGTTCGTCATGGAGTTTATGCACATCAAGGCCGTGAACCTCTCCGGATAAGCTTAGGATGAGGACTTCTTCTATCCGCTCGGTCTGAAGCTGGACTTTTTTATCGCTTCCTTCCATGTCCTGAATATACCTCCGAAAACATCTCTATTGAGGTTAAGTGCAAGTAAAATCTATGGAATTATACTTGCCTATCATGGTTTAGGTAAACAAGTATATAATTTGCTTCCTGAACAAATGGGGTTGTATCCCCTGAAATATTCCGGTATTATTCCTTTGGTTACGATAAGAAATCATATTTTGATTGTCACGCTATATTCAGATAGATTGCTATTTGGTGAAGAATGAGTACTCAGAACAACCAACTTGAGTTGCAGGCCGATCAGATTGAAGGGGTTCTTATGATAAGCGTAGTTGGCCGGATTGATGGTATGAACGCGCAGGAATTCCACGAAAATCTGGACAAGGAAATTAGCGATTCTGACAGTCCCGTAGTTCTGGATCTTGAAAAGCTGTCCTACATCAGCAGTGCGGGATTGCGATCGATTCTGCTTGTTGCGAAAACACTCCAAGGCAGAAAAACGAGATTCATGCTGTGTTCTCTGCCTGGCTCCATAAAAGAAATCTTCGAGATCGCGGGTTTCGACAAAATCATTAACGTGGTCGAATCTCGTTCCGATGCTGTAGCTGCAATAACGGGTTAAAGTGCGTTACGAAGAAGCAGTTGTCAGGTCCTTGCCTTCTGTATCCTCTCCAGAAGCATCAATCACCTGATTAGCTGCGGGGTCAAGCGGCAAGACAACAATCATATCTGTATATTCACCTTCCTGCGTTTCTACGCGGATCTCGCCGCCGTGCTGCCGTATGATGTCACTGGACAGCGATAATCCTAGACCTGTTCCTTGATCCGTGGGTTTCGTTGTATAGAACGGATTAAAGATACGCTCCAATGCAGATTCTGGAATACCGGTTCCATTGTCACGGACATGTATCTCAATATGGTCATCAATCAGCCGCGTGCTCAGGCTAAGCGTCGGTTGAAAATCCTTTTTCGAAGCATCGTCAGCAGCAGCCAGCATTTTTCGTTTTTCGTCTGCGGCATAGCAGGCATTGGTTACCAGGTTCAGGAAAACCCGGCCTATGTCCTGCGGTTGTACCATGATCTTGTCTATGTCCTGCGCATAGTCTTCCCTGATTTCCAGCTGGAAATCAGGGTCAGAGGCGCGAGCGCTGTGAAACGCAAGCAGCGCATGCTGGTTAAGCAGTACGTTGAGGTCAGTCGGTTGCCAGTCCCCGCCACCGCGACCCATCTTGAGCATGTCTGTTATGATCCGGTTCGCGCGAGTGCCGTGCTCGTGAATGCGCTTCAGGTTTCCCGTCAGGTCCTCGGCCACTTCTTCGATTAACTCCGGATCATATCCCTCTTCTGTGCTTCCGCCAGCCTCAAGCTTGGCTATTTCCTCCAGCAGTTCTTCCAGCAGTTCCTGTGAAACCTCTGAGAAATTCATGATGAAGTTCATCGGATTTTTGATTTCGTGCGCGACCCCGGCTGTCAACTGTCCAAGCGCGGCAAGTTTCTCTCGCATCACGATCTGGTCCTGCGCCCGCTTCAACTCCTCGTTGGCATGTGCCAGTTCCTCATTTTTTTCCTGCAGCTGGTTCGCAAGAGTTTCCACAAGATTAAGGCGCTGCACTTCCAGTGCGTTGTGTCGGAACACCTCAAGCGCCTTGGACAATTGCGCGATTTCGTCATTGCCTCTCGTGTCGACGGTTATTTCCAGGTTGCCGTCAGCCATTTCCTGCATTTGATTCGATATGCGCTCCAGACGCCGGATAAGGCGACGCTGCACAAGCAGCCATCCCAGCAGGACTGCGCCGCTTATGCTGACAATATTGAAAGCCAGCAGCAGCTTGGTGCTGGTAGCGGTTACCGCGGCCGCCTTGCTTGCCATCTCCCCCGCGGCCATGCTTGAATCATTTACAACACTTTCTACCCGCGCTACGATATCAATTCCTAAAGCCTGATTCTCGAGAAGCAGGGCGGACAGTTCATCGTCAACTGCCAGTTCCCGGCTGCGCAGGTCGAATCCGTTGTTCTCCCTTCTGCCGAACGAGATCAGGTCTTCGGAAATCCGGGGCAGTTGGTCATGAAGGTCGCCTCTATCCCGTTTGTATTTCTCAAGCGCTTCAAGCGACCTGCTGATGCTGCCGGCTGCGGCTTCAAACCGTTCTCGCAGTGGCTGCAGCATGGCCGCATCGGTCACTACAAATGTGGTTGCAAGTAGCTGCGAAGCAACCACAGCCGCTTCGCGGAGCTCAAAGAGGTGGCGATAGATCAGGAATTCCGATTCGGAGAAATGAACCGAGCGGGGCGACTGTACTTCACCAAGAGACCGGTGTCCGGTCATCAGATAGAACATCTGATCGTCGATTTCGTTAATCATAATCGGCGTTATCTTGCCATGTATATCCTGAAGCTCGTCTCTGAGATTGAGACTGCTCTTGCGAAGGTCAAAACGTTCCCTGACGAGCAGTTTGATTCGCTCTATGTTCTGGATTATGGCAACCCCGTCAGACTTGATCCGTTGTGATTGTTCGCTTTCTCCCTGATCTTCCATCATTGCCGAGAGCTGTGTTTTAAATGCGTCTGCCTGCAGGTCGATCGTCCCGGCTACGGTTCCGAACTGCTCGGGAGTGCTTGTGGTGAGCCGTGGGGCGGCGGCGACGAGCATGCCTGTCTGCTGGGCAATTGCAAACGCCGATGCCATCTCGGGTATGTTCTTTTCGTTAACGTTTTGCTGAACTTTGCCGATCTGGCTGAGAAAGAAAAGGGCAATCAGACTGACGATAATGACGAGTACTACTGCACCTCCAAAACTTATATAGAGTTGCGTAGAAATTTGCGTGGAAATCCTGTTCCAGAGTCTTGAAAGCATATTCGATTATCTCGGTGTCTTTTGCATATGCACAATGTCGGTCAGTATCGTCGCCGAGGTTAGAGACACAAGAGGCGTGTACTGGCCGTCGGAACCAATCATCGTCAAGAACACGCTGTCTGAACCTTGATTGTCATTCTTGCTGTATCTCAAGGTGAAGCCATCCAGGTTAATGTTGTTGCCGGTGCGCAGCACCGCATCAATACAGCTGCGGGTAACCTGCCTGCCGCAGTTCTCTACGACATGGACAACCAGCCGCCCCGCCAAATATCCCTCATACGATATAAATCCGGGTTTTGCCGCCGGATCGTAAGCCTTGAGCGCAGCACGATAGGAAGCTGAGGCGGGCACCGTGTTCCCGGTTGGAAATGGAACCACCTGAGTAACCAGAACTCCGGCCCCCTGATCACCCAGTTCGCTTGCCAGGGCATTGCTGCCTACGAATGAAAGCGTCATAAAAATGGAGTTCAAGCCGATGTGGTGGGCCCACTTGATAAATGTTGCGGTTGGCTTGTAGGGACCAACAATAATCACGGCTTCCGGTCCTGTGGCACGCAAATCAACAAGCGCCGTCTTTATCGCTACGGTATTGCGAGGAAATATCCCCGTTCCGACAGCGGAGAGCGTGCGCCGCTCAAGAGCAAGAAGTACCCCCTGCAGGCCGGCACGACCGAATGAATCATCCTGGTGGAGAATGGCGATGCGGTTAATTCCGAGATCAGTCGTTAGTCGTTCTATCATCTCCTCGGTTTCCTGATAATACGAGGCCCGTAGATTGATCACTGTCCGGCGTTTGCTGCCACGCAGGTACTCCGCACCGGTCATGGGCGCTATGTAAGGCACATCGTTTTTCTCCGCGACGGGTACCGCGGCCTTGGATGTGGGAGTGCCAACCGCACCGATGAGTGCGAAAACATTCTCACCAATCAGTTTCTGCGTATTTACGATTGCCGCTTCCGGCTCGTATGCGTCATCCAGTGATCGCAGTTCCAGACGGCGTCCGTTAACGCCGCCCCGGTCATTAACCTCTTTGAACGCAGAAAGAATGCCGGTCTGCATGCCCTTGCCAAGCTCGCTGGCCGGACCACTGAAGGCAGCTGACTGTCCAAATACAATACGATCGCTGTATACGCCCGGCTCGGCGCGTATTTGCTCCCGGGCCTCCCCTGATGCTGCGCTTGCCAGTATTGCAACTACTGAAGCGGCAACCAGTTTTTTGAGAGACAGTCTGCTTAGTAACCGCATTTTTCTAAATTTTCTTGATCATGGTCAGATGATTGCGACCACTGCTACGCTGATAGCGCAGCTCAGTCATCAGCTGCTTGGCCAGCATTATTCCTGCTCCGCCAATACGGCGGTCTTCAAGCGAACTTTCGACATCAAGCTCCGGCGCGTCTTCAAGCGGGTTAAAGGGGCACCCGTCATCCAGTATCTCAACAGTAATGGTTTCACCTTCTCCTGAGAATATAATCTCCACTTCATGCTCCTGATCATCATCATGCGCATAACTTGCCACGTTGGTGAAGATTTCCTCCAGGGAAAGCTGTATGTGAAACAGCGCTTCAGGTGGGAAATCCATCTGTTCACAAAATTCCTCCAGCGCTGCCGCAATCGCCTGGATTTCCTCCAACCGATTCGGAACGATCAACGTACGTGAAGCTTGCATCCTACCGTCTTTACCCATTTATGTGGTTCGCAGAACAAGACAGGTTATATCGTCAGATTGCGGATTTTCGCCGGCAAATTCCCTGACCTTGCTGAACACCTCGTTCGTAACTTCCTCGGCATCCTTGAAAGTGCCGCCCCGGAGAATTTCGCAAAACCTGTCCATTTCGAATAATTCCTTGTTTTCTTTTTCGGCTTCCACCACTCCGTCAGTATAAAACACAATCATGGAACTCGGTTCAAGGGTGACTGTGTTTTCCTGATACTTAAAATCTGGCATCACCCCCAGGGCAATTCCGCCCGTCGGTTCCAGCAGTTCCGTTGTCAGGTTTGGTTTGACAATGACCGGCGGATTATGTCCGCCGTTTGCGTACACAAATTCTTTCGTTTCAGTATTGTAAATGCCGTATAACAGGGTTACGAATGTCATGGCATCGTTTTCATCCGACAACATCGTATTTACCTGCTCCAGCACGGCGGCCGGAGAGGTGGAAATTGCCGCGCAGGCCTTTAGCAATGTACGGCTTGCCATCATGAACATTGCCGCAGGCACTCCCTTGCCCGACACATCAGCTATTGCGATTCCGACCTGGCCTTCACCAAATTCATAAACATCGAAAAAGTCGCCGCCTACTGAAAGAGCCGGAACCATGCTTGCGTACAAATCAAATGCCTGAGAATCTGGAAAGGACTTTGGAAGAATGTTCTGCTGCATCGCCCGCGCCACATTAAGCTCGTTCTGGAGAGTTACAAGCTTGTCGCGTGCGGCAAGAGCCTTGCGCCAGAGGGTAAGGTTTTCAATCGTACGTTCAATTGTAGTCTTCAGGTCCGTGAAATCTATAGGCTTGGTAACGAAGTCGAATGCCCCGCGGTTCATGGCAGTCCGTATGTTTTCCATGTCGCCGTATGCGGAGACCATTACGGCACGAATATCGGGGTCTACTTCCGGTATCTGTGCCAGCAATGTCAGCCCGTCCATAACGGGCATGTTGATATCAGACAGCACGATGTCAAACCCGTTGTCTTTGCGCAGAAGCTCGAGGGCTTCTGCGCCGTTGTGCGCAAATTCGAATTCGTAGCGACCGCGGCGAATTTCACGCCGCATTCTCTGCAGCATAAGCTGTTCTAGGTCTATTTCATCATCGACAACTAAAATCCGGATTTTGTTGTCATTCATTTAGAGCCTGCCCTGTCGCTTAGGGGGTGATTAACTGAAGCAGTAATTATATACCTGATTACATGAAGTTATGTATAGGCGATCAATATATCTGACTTGGCAAAAGGCCTGTGTCGAACCTGAATCCACGGGAACCACTGTTATTTTGCGGCAAACAAATTAGAATTCTCTTGCGTAAAGGCATTTTCTTCGTTGAACTGTTCCGGTTCAAACTCTTTATGTTTTCCGCCCATAGCACTGTATCTTGCTGTTGTTTATCTGGTGAGTCATATCAGCCGGATGCGCCGCTTTTTTAGAACCTCCGCATACTGGTTTGAATATAATTCCCGGGGTTGGTACTCTAGATAATATGTTCGGACTTACGCACAGGCATTCGGTTTTCTTTCAGACACTAATTATTTCGGAACCGTTAAACGAAAAGTCGAATAACCTTTGTCCGGTTAATGCTGTCAGCCTGTTTTCTCTGCGCTGCCTGGCGTTTGTTTGCGCCCTGGCGCTGACCGGTGTTGCCCATGCACAAACCATTGACGAGGCAAAGGCGGCCTATGCACAGGGGCGATTCGCCGAAGCAGCCCGGATCGGTGAAAAGCTCGGGACTTCACAGGGGTTCGCATTGTCCGCAAAGTCGCTTTCAGTTCACACCCGCTACATTGCCAGGGAAGGCGAGAAGGAAAAATTGCTTGAGCATGCCGTAACGCTGGCCAGAAAGGCGGTTGTCTCCGATCCCGGCAATGCGGATGCCCATCTGCAGCTGGCGCGTGCTATCGGACGGCAGGCGGAGACTGTCGGGGCATTCGAGGCAGCTGGCCAGGCGGAAAAAATACGCGAATCCACAGAGGACGCGCTTCGGATTAATCCCAAGCTGGTAGCAGCGCATCTCAGCATGGGGCGGTGGCATGCGGAACTGGTTGGCGCAATGGGTTCATTCCTGGCACGCACTGTTTACGGCGCGCGGAAAAAGGATGCCATTTCCTCCTTCGAAAGGGCACTTGTTCTGGCTCCCAACGCGAAAGATGTCCCCCTGCAATACGCACTCGGACTGCTGGCTCTGGATGATTACCAGTACCGGGAGAAGGCGCGGGGTCTCCTTGTGCACTCCATCGGGTTGCCGGCAAAGGACGCTTATGAACGGATAGTGCACATCGAAGCGGTCGAGGCCCTAAACAGACTCAGTGAATCCGACGACGACGATGATGACGACTACTGACGAATTGCAACGCCTCGGGGAACCGGGATTCCGGGACTGTTCTAGGCCTTTCTGAAGCGCCATCCGTACATCATGCGTCCGTAGAAGTTAAACCACTTCCTCGCTTCGGAATCCTGAAACGGATAGTCCGCTCCGATCTGTCTCGCCGTAGCTAGGCCGGAAACAAAACATGTCTCTTGGCTGTTGATCAGGGTATGGGCACCGCAGTGCCAGGTTCTTTTGCGCCCCTGAACGAAACCAAACAGATTAATCAGAAAGGCTATGTGAGACACATCGTGTACGATGTGCTGAAACCACCATTTTTTTACGATTTTCTCTTCGTTGATGCGACTGATCGGGTTGTAGGTCACTAGGCACGGCTTGTCCGATTTCTTTGCCCCGGGTTGCTGGTTGTGCATGATGTAGGTGATTTCATAGTTGTCTGGTCTCGCACCGTACTGTTCAATGTGGTTGCTCCGGGTTTTAAGGGGCTTCGCGGCGTTGTCCGGGAGGACAGAGGCATCGGAATGTACAACCGTATGGTTGTGAAGTTCGCTCTCGTAACGAATCGAGGAAAGAAGGAAGCTCTCGAGCAAGGTCGGATTGTCAAGAATCATCAATGTCTGGTTCGCGTTGCACGCGAAGACCACATCATCAAATGTCTCCGTGATTCCGTTCTCATCTTCAATTAGCACACCGGATGCGCTTCGATATACTTTCCTCACGGGCCTGTTGAGATATATCCTGTCCCGGAACCCTGCGGACATTTCCTCGTATATGCGCCGCGTACCCATATCCCATGTATGCATTGTTGTCGCTGTTTCTATATCAAAGAACTCAAGATACCGGGCAAACAGGGACGCGGGCATGTCGAACACATTCGTTGCCATCAGGAAGTTGACGAACATCGGCTTCAGAACCTTGTACCTGAAGTCTCCGGAAAACCTGCCCAAGTTAAGAACGGTTCCCATGCTGATGTAGTTAAATGGATTTAGGGAATTGAGCAGTAGGGATCTTGAGTGGTTAAGCTTGCCGAACCACTTGAGACGCCCCAGGAGTTTCTGGAACCTGGCAATTTCCGGTTGCAGCTGACTCCTGATATCTGAGTCGAAATCATGCGCGTAGATTTCGCCACGGTACTTCACGCTGTAGTTGAATTTGGTGTCTACCAGATCGATGCCGTGTTGCTGCATGAACAGCACCATATGGTGGTATGCCGATGGGATGCACGCGGTAACGGAAATATCAAACGGGATCGAGGTTCCATCATTTTGCGGCATGTCAGCTGTTACGGCATTGCCACCCAGCTGAGGCTGGGCTTCAAAAATTCGAAACTCGAACAGATCAGGGTGTCGGTGCAGAGCCCAAGCCACCCCCAACCCGGATACTCCACCACCGATAATAGCGACCTTTCTTATTTTTTCAGTGTTCTCCGTTTGGGAATAATCAGACGGGCAATTCTCGTTTCTGTTCGGCGACATGAAATTTAAGCTTCTTGTTCGGCTTCATTGATGGAAATGCGGTGATCCCAAGTTTATAGTTTTCGGGATATACGCGAAGGGTAAAGTAATGCGCTATGATCAGCAGGTTGACAGCCATGTGCAGAGTCATCCATCGGTTGCCAAGGCACGTGTGCGGTCCCAGTCCGTATGGGGCGTATCCAGGCTTTTTATGCTCATTGCGGGGCGGCAGGTAACGGTCGATATCAAATGAAAAGGGATCCGGGAAGGAATCTTCCATATAGTGCGGGGCGGTTTGCGCGATGTTTATTCTGGCCCCTTGCGGTATTTCGTAGCCCTCGATCGTGAACGTATTCACGACGCCGCGCATGGACATCGGAACAATCGGGTACACCCGAAGGCATTCATTGACGAAGCGATCGGTGATTTCCAGATTGGCGGGAGTGAGGTCTTTGCCAGTTGGATCACCGTTTGAAAACAGTGCGTCGGCCTCGCTTTGAATTTTTTCGTAAAGCTCGGGTTGTGACGCCATGGCATAAAGAGCGAAGCTAAAGCCGTCACCCAGGTACATGCTGGCAAGCACCACTGCCGATAGAGCGAAACTCAGATTCGACTCGGGCATCAATAGCGGGTAGTTCGCATTGAGGCTTAGCAGATCATCCACAAAGTTTCGCGGACAACCGGCCCGTTGGGCTGCTGTATGGACACTTTGTACCCGCTCCATCAAGGTGTCTATTGCCTTGGCCCTGCGTTTCATTCCCGGCGTTTCCAACATGAATTTTGGCAAGATATTTAAGAGATGGGTGCTGAGCGCTCGCTCCTTGTAGGCAATTATATCCTCCATGATGTCCTGCGTATCAATATTCATGGATAAAGGTGACATCTGAGCGTTGATCATTTTTCGGCACAGGTCCCTTCCAGGATAGCTTTCGCCCACTTTCCAGTTTGCCATGTATTCGCGCGCCTTGCTGTAGACCACATCCAGCTGCTCTTCCAGTCTCCCGCGGGAGTAGGCTGAAGTCATGGTTTTTCGGTACCGGAAATGGTCCGCGCCATCTAGGGCAGGCAATATGCCTACCGCCCCATACACTTTCTCAAAATCGCCAAAGAGGGTCTTGGATGTCAGGTACTTCCGTCCGTGTCGACGTACCCAGCGGTTTACTTCCGCTCCGGAAAGAAAAATATTCGGCTTTGAGAAAGGAGGAGCGATCTCAAAGACTGGGCCGTACTGCTTTGTCAAATCTGCAAAAAGTGCCGGAAGGTTTCCAGTACGAGCATGTGGGTTGAGCAGTATCCGATGAAGTGAGACGCGCGGGATTTTTTTGCCATGATGAGAAGTTGTAAGCAACGGATTATTGATGTTTTCTGCGACCGCGTCCGCCATTGAACGGCCGATGAGGTCCATCCTGCAGATAAGCTTAATCCGTTCTTCCGCCTTCTTGTTGAGTTTAAACATGAGGGGAAAAATATCGCATGTTTCGATCAGGCAAACGATGATAATATCTCGCGGATGTGGGATGTCGTCTGAAAAGATGTCTTTGCCGATTCTGGTTCTGATGAACTGACCTATGCTTGCATCTTCGTCGTTGCCGTCTGCATCCGCGTATAGTTTGCCAGCTGCCACTGTCCAGAAATCACCCTGGTGATGTTCCAGAACTCCAAGATCAACCAGATTCTCTAATGTAAAATCAGTGATTGTTTCCGCATGCTTGAAGAGCTTTTCAATCCAGTATTGGGCGTTGTGTTGAACCGGTTCATCAACGATTTCCTTAAGAATCAGGTCTAAGCTGGGGTTGCCCGTTTCTGTTGAATCCAGAAGGAGGAGAGACTCGACGTCCGTGTCGATACGCGAAAGGAGGGAAAGTTCCGCAAGTGCCGCGCCGATGATAGCGCAGTTAATTTTGTGGGCGGCTACTTGGTAAAAATAGCCGCTTTCCTCGTCAAGGAGCATCAATATGAACTCGTCGAGCAAACTCAGTTGATGGTTTTCAATAGGATCATTCACCAGCCGTTGCTTCCTTCCGTTTTAACCTGTGGCGCGATAATGATTGCAGAGAATTGTAAAACCTGTAACCATAGTTCGTAATATGGAGATTGTATACCCGGACCGGGTTGTAGTCAAATCTGGAAACTTGAATTTCCAAAAAATTCCGAGCACTGTCCCCATATAGTCTGTATACTGCTAGCATTACGCAATTCCAGTGCAGTGCGTCATTGATCTTCTCTGTGCGTATAGCGACCACTTCACTGGGGAAAGGAGGATTCAGTTATGATCGAATGGCTTGGCATTGGCCACCTTTTCGAGCTTTCCCGGACGGAAGCTATAGCGGGTTTTTTCACCCCGCTTGTGATTTTCGCCGTGTTTTTCCTTGCGCAGCTTATACTGCCCGGAAAGCGGGTTCCCGGCTACGTTATTAATCCGCAGACCGGTAAACCCCGCAGTTACCGGCTAAACGGTATCGTGGTGTTTGCGGTCGCGCTGATCGTGTGGGCTTTCGAGCTCACCGGGATGCCGCGTGAGTGGTTCTACCGGTCCTCGGTCTATGCCGTGACCGGCGGAAC
This genomic stretch from Candidatus Dadabacteria bacterium harbors:
- a CDS encoding STAS domain-containing protein; this translates as MEGSDKKVQLQTERIEEVLILSLSGEVHGLDVHKLHDELRDATGGPDKLVLLDLEKLLYINSAGLSSVLMVAKRLQEKEAKFAVCSLSRAVKGVFKMSAFDKVIDVFESRSEAIEAIRSG
- a CDS encoding STAS domain-containing protein: MSTQNNQLELQADQIEGVLMISVVGRIDGMNAQEFHENLDKEISDSDSPVVLDLEKLSYISSAGLRSILLVAKTLQGRKTRFMLCSLPGSIKEIFEIAGFDKIINVVESRSDAVAAITG
- a CDS encoding ATP-binding protein, producing the protein MLSRLWNRISTQISTQLYISFGGAVVLVIIVSLIALFFLSQIGKVQQNVNEKNIPEMASAFAIAQQTGMLVAAAPRLTTSTPEQFGTVAGTIDLQADAFKTQLSAMMEDQGESEQSQRIKSDGVAIIQNIERIKLLVRERFDLRKSSLNLRDELQDIHGKITPIMINEIDDQMFYLMTGHRSLGEVQSPRSVHFSESEFLIYRHLFELREAAVVASQLLATTFVVTDAAMLQPLRERFEAAAGSISRSLEALEKYKRDRGDLHDQLPRISEDLISFGRRENNGFDLRSRELAVDDELSALLLENQALGIDIVARVESVVNDSSMAAGEMASKAAAVTATSTKLLLAFNIVSISGAVLLGWLLVQRRLIRRLERISNQMQEMADGNLEITVDTRGNDEIAQLSKALEVFRHNALEVQRLNLVETLANQLQEKNEELAHANEELKRAQDQIVMREKLAALGQLTAGVAHEIKNPMNFIMNFSEVSQELLEELLEEIAKLEAGGSTEEGYDPELIEEVAEDLTGNLKRIHEHGTRANRIITDMLKMGRGGGDWQPTDLNVLLNQHALLAFHSARASDPDFQLEIREDYAQDIDKIMVQPQDIGRVFLNLVTNACYAADEKRKMLAAADDASKKDFQPTLSLSTRLIDDHIEIHVRDNGTGIPESALERIFNPFYTTKPTDQGTGLGLSLSSDIIRQHGGEIRVETQEGEYTDMIVVLPLDPAANQVIDASGEDTEGKDLTTASS
- a CDS encoding ABC transporter substrate-binding protein; this translates as MRLLSRLSLKKLVAASVVAILASAASGEAREQIRAEPGVYSDRIVFGQSAAFSGPASELGKGMQTGILSAFKEVNDRGGVNGRRLELRSLDDAYEPEAAIVNTQKLIGENVFALIGAVGTPTSKAAVPVAEKNDVPYIAPMTGAEYLRGSKRRTVINLRASYYQETEEMIERLTTDLGINRIAILHQDDSFGRAGLQGVLLALERRTLSAVGTGIFPRNTVAIKTALVDLRATGPEAVIIVGPYKPTATFIKWAHHIGLNSIFMTLSFVGSNALASELGDQGAGVLVTQVVPFPTGNTVPASASYRAALKAYDPAAKPGFISYEGYLAGRLVVHVVENCGRQVTRSCIDAVLRTGNNINLDGFTLRYSKNDNQGSDSVFLTMIGSDGQYTPLVSLTSATILTDIVHMQKTPR
- a CDS encoding ATP-binding protein, yielding MGKDGRMQASRTLIVPNRLEEIQAIAAALEEFCEQMDFPPEALFHIQLSLEEIFTNVASYAHDDDQEHEVEIIFSGEGETITVEILDDGCPFNPLEDAPELDVESSLEDRRIGGAGIMLAKQLMTELRYQRSSGRNHLTMIKKI
- a CDS encoding SpoIIE family protein phosphatase → MNDNKIRILVVDDEIDLEQLMLQRMRREIRRGRYEFEFAHNGAEALELLRKDNGFDIVLSDINMPVMDGLTLLAQIPEVDPDIRAVMVSAYGDMENIRTAMNRGAFDFVTKPIDFTDLKTTIERTIENLTLWRKALAARDKLVTLQNELNVARAMQQNILPKSFPDSQAFDLYASMVPALSVGGDFFDVYEFGEGQVGIAIADVSGKGVPAAMFMMASRTLLKACAAISTSPAAVLEQVNTMLSDENDAMTFVTLLYGIYNTETKEFVYANGGHNPPVIVKPNLTTELLEPTGGIALGVMPDFKYQENTVTLEPSSMIVFYTDGVVEAEKENKELFEMDRFCEILRGGTFKDAEEVTNEVFSKVREFAGENPQSDDITCLVLRTT
- a CDS encoding FAD-dependent oxidoreductase; protein product: MSPNRNENCPSDYSQTENTEKIRKVAIIGGGVSGLGVAWALHRHPDLFEFRIFEAQPQLGGNAVTADMPQNDGTSIPFDISVTACIPSAYHHMVLFMQQHGIDLVDTKFNYSVKYRGEIYAHDFDSDIRSQLQPEIARFQKLLGRLKWFGKLNHSRSLLLNSLNPFNYISMGTVLNLGRFSGDFRYKVLKPMFVNFLMATNVFDMPASLFARYLEFFDIETATTMHTWDMGTRRIYEEMSAGFRDRIYLNRPVRKVYRSASGVLIEDENGITETFDDVVFACNANQTLMILDNPTLLESFLLSSIRYESELHNHTVVHSDASVLPDNAAKPLKTRSNHIEQYGARPDNYEITYIMHNQQPGAKKSDKPCLVTYNPISRINEEKIVKKWWFQHIVHDVSHIAFLINLFGFVQGRKRTWHCGAHTLINSQETCFVSGLATARQIGADYPFQDSEARKWFNFYGRMMYGWRFRKA
- a CDS encoding cytochrome P450, with the protein product MNDPIENHQLSLLDEFILMLLDEESGYFYQVAAHKINCAIIGAALAELSLLSRIDTDVESLLLLDSTETGNPSLDLILKEIVDEPVQHNAQYWIEKLFKHAETITDFTLENLVDLGVLEHHQGDFWTVAAGKLYADADGNDEDASIGQFIRTRIGKDIFSDDIPHPRDIIIVCLIETCDIFPLMFKLNKKAEERIKLICRMDLIGRSMADAVAENINNPLLTTSHHGKKIPRVSLHRILLNPHARTGNLPALFADLTKQYGPVFEIAPPFSKPNIFLSGAEVNRWVRRHGRKYLTSKTLFGDFEKVYGAVGILPALDGADHFRYRKTMTSAYSRGRLEEQLDVVYSKAREYMANWKVGESYPGRDLCRKMINAQMSPLSMNIDTQDIMEDIIAYKERALSTHLLNILPKFMLETPGMKRRAKAIDTLMERVQSVHTAAQRAGCPRNFVDDLLSLNANYPLLMPESNLSFALSAVVLASMYLGDGFSFALYAMASQPELYEKIQSEADALFSNGDPTGKDLTPANLEITDRFVNECLRVYPIVPMSMRGVVNTFTIEGYEIPQGARINIAQTAPHYMEDSFPDPFSFDIDRYLPPRNEHKKPGYAPYGLGPHTCLGNRWMTLHMAVNLLIIAHYFTLRVYPENYKLGITAFPSMKPNKKLKFHVAEQKRELPV